Part of the Aquimarina sp. TRL1 genome, TACAGAATCATCATCATTAAAATCTAAATGCACATTATAAATTCCTGCTGAGTTTTTTGGTTGGTATTTTACTACCCATCCAAATTCCGAGGAGACTAAGGCTTTTTTATAATTATCTATTTGTGCTGCCACACGAGCATCTATATCAGAATCGAACAGTGGCGCTACATCATTATCATCACTACAAGCAAAAAAGCATAGTGAAATAATAAGAAGTGTATATGTTTTAAAGTTTTTTATCATTGTTTTTTTACTTTATAACGTGAAAATTTCACTAGTTAATACTTTTCAAAAATTCGTCTCTTAGCTTTATAAGATCGATTCCAACATCTTCATTCATATATTTTACTACGACATCATACTTTTGTTTGATTCGCTCTCTTCCTTTGTTTCTATCCAGACAATCCTGCCCTTGTCCTGTACAATTTTCGGGAGTAATGTATTTCTCATCAAACTCTTCTGGGGTAGTAGTAATAATCGTAGCAATTAATTCTGCAAAATCTTCTCCTACAGCTGATGTTCCGTATGGAGTAACCATTCCACGAGTAATAGCTTCATTTTCTGTTATAGAGAACCAAGTACCATTAGAGGTATAATCATCTCCAGAAATTTGATAAAAGGCTTCTATGTCGAAGTTAAAATTCTGATCAATAATATGTGCAAACTCATGGTGGAGCGTATGAAATGTTTGTATTATCCAGGCATTGTTTCCAGGAGCGTAATTATTAGCCTGAGTAAGGGTTACTCGTACACCGGAATCAGCTGTTCCTAATACAATTGTTCCATCTCCATTAAAAAGGGGAGATCCCAGAATTACAATTTCTCCTGGAAAAAACTTTTTAAGAAAAGCTTCTCCCTGATCAGAGGCTTGATTATAAGGCTCTATCCAGGCTTGTTTAATCAATTCGGCAATAGGTTTAACGACTTCTTTTTTAGGTGGGACAGCCTTATATCGCTGATCGATATATCGGTCTATAAACTTATAAATGATTACAGAACCGTATGGGTCTCTGAACTCTTCTTTTAAGTAAACATCTAAAGGGTCCGTAGATTCTATTTCTTCAAACAGGTCTACAGGTTGTATTGTTTCTTCTCGTGTACATCCCAGAATGGCAGTAACACAAAGAACGAAAAATACTATTTTTTGTAATGACATAATATGTGTTTTCATAATTAGCAATATTTTATCGAGGATTAGGTGTTAATCCAAAAGAGATAGCATCTCTTGGTATTTGCACGGCTCTTCTAGGGTCATTGGCAGGTAATTCTACTGTTTCCCCTCCTTCACTAACAGGAAGAATATGGGTAACAGGTATGTTATGCCTTTTTATATCGAACCATCGTAATCCATGGAACCAAAATTCTTTTTTTCGTTCATCCAAAATAAGGCGTAACATCCCTTCTGTTTCATCAGTAGCGTCATAATAACTGGTAATGGCAGCTATATCGGTATAGGTTTGCCCTCTATATCTATTTTCTGCGATTATATTAATATCAGATAAGGCAGCATCCTGATTTCCTAAAAATAAATTCGCTTCCGCTCTGTTAAATAAGACTTCTTCTCCTTTTAATACTACTTCGATATGATATGCTTGAAAAGTATTGGAGCTTAAGTTTTCTCTAAAGGTATATTGCCAAACCCTAGGAAGGTATACTCCATTAGATCCTATAGTTCCAGATAAATCATCTCTAATATCATCTATTCCCAATTGATTCTGATACACCTCAGAAAGTTGATTATTAGTTAATCTGAATCCTTGATTAACTCTGGTGTAGAAGCTAAACTTTTGTATAACCAATAGGTTACTAGGGTCTGCAGGATCTTCATGTTTATTAGCAGTTTCCTGAAAGTTAGCACCTGTTATTTGAGTATAATCTTTGATATAAGTAGCTGGTGATCCATCAAAAAATAAATCGCTGTATTTTTTGCAATTCGCATAATCTTTTTTCCATAAATAAAATCTGGAAGCAAATGCTAATGCCGCTTTTTTGGTAAAGTGATATTTTTTAGTTCCGATAAAGAATTTATCGTTGATTAAAGATAATCCTTCCAATAAATCTTTTTCTACTAAATCATATACTTCTTTTACGGTATTACGGGTATAGGAAGGTAAAAATTCAGTCTCAGGAGATGTAATATAAGGTACCCCAAGATTTGTAGCTGCATTTTGATCATAATGTAAACCAAAAATATTAACTAACATAAAATGATGGTATGCTCTGGATAATAAAGCTTCTCCTTTAATTGCATTTTTTTTGTCTTGTTCTCCATCTAGGTTGTCAATAATTGCTAATACTTCATTTGTCTGAGCAATAGCAGCATAAGATCGATCCCAGTAATAAGTTGGGGTTTCCTGAAAGATATCATTAACTTCTTCCCATTTGTATAATTGTCGGTCCTGATTTGTTATTATATTTCCTCCGGTATCTTGTACAATACCATTTCCATCTGGATTTCCGGTAGGACCAGCAAGGTCTGTATATGTTTCAGTAAAGAGAAAGCTTGCTACTGAGTATGAATCTGCTACTACCTTGGCAGCTTTGTCTAGGGTGTTTAATTCCAGACGATCATCTGGAGACTCTTC contains:
- a CDS encoding substrate import-associated zinc metallohydrolase lipoprotein is translated as MKTHIMSLQKIVFFVLCVTAILGCTREETIQPVDLFEEIESTDPLDVYLKEEFRDPYGSVIIYKFIDRYIDQRYKAVPPKKEVVKPIAELIKQAWIEPYNQASDQGEAFLKKFFPGEIVILGSPLFNGDGTIVLGTADSGVRVTLTQANNYAPGNNAWIIQTFHTLHHEFAHIIDQNFNFDIEAFYQISGDDYTSNGTWFSITENEAITRGMVTPYGTSAVGEDFAELIATIITTTPEEFDEKYITPENCTGQGQDCLDRNKGRERIKQKYDVVVKYMNEDVGIDLIKLRDEFLKSIN
- a CDS encoding RagB/SusD family nutrient uptake outer membrane protein; translated protein: MKKHTIYSYILPLFLSIAFVSCDSYLEESPDDRLELNTLDKAAKVVADSYSVASFLFTETYTDLAGPTGNPDGNGIVQDTGGNIITNQDRQLYKWEEVNDIFQETPTYYWDRSYAAIAQTNEVLAIIDNLDGEQDKKNAIKGEALLSRAYHHFMLVNIFGLHYDQNAATNLGVPYITSPETEFLPSYTRNTVKEVYDLVEKDLLEGLSLINDKFFIGTKKYHFTKKAALAFASRFYLWKKDYANCKKYSDLFFDGSPATYIKDYTQITGANFQETANKHEDPADPSNLLVIQKFSFYTRVNQGFRLTNNQLSEVYQNQLGIDDIRDDLSGTIGSNGVYLPRVWQYTFRENLSSNTFQAYHIEVVLKGEEVLFNRAEANLFLGNQDAALSDINIIAENRYRGQTYTDIAAITSYYDATDETEGMLRLILDERKKEFWFHGLRWFDIKRHNIPVTHILPVSEGGETVELPANDPRRAVQIPRDAISFGLTPNPR